The Cucurbita pepo subsp. pepo cultivar mu-cu-16 chromosome LG18, ASM280686v2, whole genome shotgun sequence nucleotide sequence AAATATcctaaattaactaaaaaaacctAATATTTGAAGCATATggtttaaaatgtatttattaatgaatgaaaattaaattaaaatttaatttgttaaaattattttaataatttggttgtgtatatataaaaaaaaataagtaaccacaattaattatctaaaactaactaatataataaaatggttGAAAGTGGTCAACATTTctttatgaatataaaattctaATAGCATTCTCATGTTATACCAAACAAAGTTATCTTCGATTCCTCTCGTCATTTGATTTCCAAAcgttatgttttaaaacatcttattctcacatatcataacaaaACTTTAAATCAAACAATCCACTACAGAACTAGGTGACTCGAGCCAGTCTTTACTTTCTTTGGGCCATATAATTACAACCGTAATAAGATAAATACAACCGTAACACGATAAATGAATATGAAGGTAAAAAACACTAGATATATTGAATGAACTTGATTAGAAGTTGAAGAATGTTTGTGATTCCAAGTTCTTCCCATACATGATTTAGTTGAATGATGATGATTATATGGGAAGAGGGGCCATTTTCTGCATCAATTTGGAGGTCGAACCCCTGAGGTAAGAGCAACTTACTTTGCCGCTACTTATAACGGCCTAAACCCACCgcaagtagatattgtcttctttaggctttttttTTCGGACTTCCattcaaggtttttagaatGCATGTGTTAGAAGatgtttccacatccttataaagaatgtttcgttttcctccccaattgACGTAGAATCTCACACTAAACCATGGAGCTAAATGGGTAAGGGCATGGCGGAACAGAAACATCTACATTACCTGCAAGCATCAACATAACCTTTTCCATGGTGGGTCTCTTGGATGGATCTTCTTGAATGCACCAAATTGCTACCCTTACAAACCTTTCCACTCTATGAAACTCATCCATGGCTTCCATGTCTCCTTCAATCAAAGCTTCCACCCTTCCTTTCTCATAGCAATCATAGGCCCAATCAGTCAAAATCATTCCCTCCTCTCTTTCACCATCACCAAGTTCTATCTCCACATTCCTTCTACAACATATGATCTCTAGCAACAGCACCCCATAACTGTACACGTCGACCTTGGCATTTATCGGCGAAGATCTGAACCAATCTGGAGCCACATATCCTTTTGTCCCTCTTATCCCAGTTTCAGTTCTACTTTGATCAACCTTTAACAACTTTGCCAGACCAAAATCAGAGATCTTGGCATTGTAATCCTCATCAAGAAGTATGTTCTGTGGCTTTATATCACAATGAATGATGTGTGTGTCGCATTCTTCATGTAGATACAAGAGACCTCTAGCAATTTCAAAGGCTATTCGAGTTCTAAGCTTCCAACTCGGTTTCGGATCACCATTGAAGAGGAAACTAGACAATGAGCCATTGCTCATGAATTGGTAAACAAGCATCCGGTTGCTTCCCTCGTCGCAATATCCAAGCAAACGTACCAAATTTTTATGGTGCGTTTGGCCGATGACATTCACTTCGGTTCTAAACTCTTTATCTCTATCTGCTTCAAACATTCTATCCAATTTCTTGACAGCAATAGCACCGGCTTCTGTTGTTCCTTTGTAAACAATTCCACATGATCCTCTTCCTATTTCTTCCTTGAAACCATTTGTTGCTTTGTAGATATCCATGAATGTGAACTGGATTAAGTTACAATCAGAAAAGACATTCTTTGTGCAAGTTTCAGctaatttctcctttttcaaGACAAATAAGCCTAAACATTTGAATCCCAACAGCATAAAGATGATAAACACAGAGCTACCAAAGAGTGCAGACATGACAATGATTagtgttctttgtttcttaaCTGTTCTATCAGCATCTGGGAAACTCTCAAGTGAgacattttttcttaatttaaggAAAGAAACAGCTGTTATACTTGCATCCTGTCTTCCATTTGAGAGTGGTAGCCTTTTTTTCCAACAATCACTGCCTCCAAACACTGCTAACACACAAAAGCAATCTTCCAGGCAAGAACTTTTGCAAACTTGTTCATTCAAAGTGGAGAAACGCTCATAATCATACATTGGCCAATTAGTATTTGGAAGATCCACCATTTCATATAGATTCTGGTTGAAGTTTCCAGCaccttcttgttcttcttcatcacAACTCTGTGTGATATATGGTTTGCAATTACCTAATTCATCGTTTGGATCAACTAAAGAATAGCCTTGTGCACAATTACAACTCGGTCTTCCATTAGATTTCAATGTGCAAATACTATTGAATCCACAGATTCCAGAGCCAAGTCTTCCAATTGGATTTTCATTAGAGAGACAGATGTTTTCAGGTATTCTAAACAAATCTTTCCAGCTTCCATTGGCATCTCCATCTATGCCCTTTGGATAAGAACTTACACTCAAAACTCCATCAAAATTCATGGTGGTTCTGTAATAATAAGCCTCTACAGGGTTACCAACACTAGGCTGTGTAATGTTAGACTgttctccatttctttttagCACATACAAAAATCCTTGTTCATCAAAAATCACTTGGCGACCAGAATTTTGTGAACTAGCAGAATCATAAGTGTTGCTAATATAATATGCATCATATGGAAAGCCAGAGCGCAAATTTATGGTGTTCAAAACAGCATTTCCATCTCTAAGCAAACGGAACTGAAACTTTCCAAGTGAGAAATTACCTTGAGATTTACGGGAGGATAGAACGCCATCAACCTCCAATTTCTGCGTAGGAAGCAACGTGTCCGTTGGATATGAGAAACTCTCCCAAATGGATCCATTGATTGAATCCACAAGCACGAAATTACCAGTATCCTTCATACTACCAAACGCAACAGAAGCCGTAATAGGCTCCGATTTCCAGATTTCTCCACCGTTTCCGTTTCGAAGAACCAATCCGCTTGAAGCGGTAAGCTCAATCTTCGATCCTCTTGGTGCGAAAACAGGATTGTTGTCGTTTTCTTTGGCGAACCAAACGATATTGCTTTCCGGTACTTTGTAAAACCAGATAGCAAGCAAAAAAAGATCATCGTTATTATTATCAACGTTCCGGAAACCAAAAGCGAAATCATCAGAAGGAGAACGCCATGTTTGAACAGAAGAACTACCGGCGACAAGAGAGCTACCAGTGGAAATTCGAGTTCCATTGCTTTGAGAACACACGACGACGACGAAACTCAgcaacagaagaagaagaacgcTTACTGGAACCATTTTTGGCTGCTTCGATTCTGAGAGAgcaaacgaagaagaagaagaagaagatgaagaaacaagaacttcAACGTTTACAGAATCATCATAGTCTTCCTTTGCTCcagaaattcattttttaaattatttttttctccttatttttttcttttatttatttataaataataatattatatttttaaaaaaacttatataataattttcaaacttattattgaaatattgtgattttaattctatttaccattcttgagaattttatttatttatttatttatttattaaatatggacaaaattatgaatttaatagaaaTATCAGTGTccatacattttttaaaaaattaaaaaaataaaatatttagaataaattataagtttaataaatttataaattttttattttatgtctaataaatttttaatatattcattgttacgaatttaaaattttaattttgtgtacatttttcagaatttaaaaaatatatggaaatgaaattattaaataaaagtcgaaagcttagtttttttttttatttttttttatttttaacatgcAAACTTTGTAATTACGAAATTAAACTCGTGATTTATTCATTTATCAATATTAGGTTcatattaatgatattttgtcttaaacttaaataaaataataactaaattaataaaaatattcataaattttcgttgttttttattttaaatataatggtatgaactttcaaaagtatttCAATACCCTCgaccttttaaaaaatttattaatatttttcaaatatttttaatgtttggactcccatttaattttttttattaatatatttaattcccattaaatcaagaatattaatgtttttttttttaaatttaaaggtattataattttaaaagtttaagaataaaaatgttaatagtatttttattaattcaacctgaaatataatttaatggtttttctatttttcattttaattttaaaattttaaagttattaattttttttttctatattacttcaattttattaaaagaaaaaagtgttaatgtatttaaaaacgtggaagaaattcaaacaaatatgAACCATAgtctaatttttataatttatttaatcaaaagagaaatttcatgcattattgtaACACGTGTCTTCTGTTAGaccatatattatatatttatattaaagatATAACTGTGGtagttgaaatttgatttcatttttccaaaattttgttttttacttttcaatttcaaaaattatgcTCGTTGACTtgacattaaataatttgactttttgacttttttttcaaaataatcgTCATATTGACTTTTCTATTAGGCTCGTTGAGATTAGATGAGAATTTCTCGTTATATTGACTATTTCAAACCGTTCATCTAACTTAGCTTTGAGATTAGACGAGAATTTTTCGTTATATTGACTCTTTCAAACCGTTCACCTTGACAAATTGTACCAAAGATATAACCCTAATACTTGTAACATAGCTTAACCGGATTAAGTTATCgaactcaaaataaacaatatatgTCTGAATCATTCTTTTAACTTAAAATCTTTCTCGATCGCTTCTCACTCAACCCAAGAGAAATTATTCAGTGAGATTGTCACAATATGACTGACAGTTTCTGAACGGTTGAATGTACGAGAGAGAAATTGCAAAATTACTTTGAATTTGTATCTAATGGTTATTAAAAAGCATACAGAACTCTCGATCAAACTGTTCTTGAAAGACATCTATATCGATATCATAGAGGTCTCAACAACAATCTCGTTAAAGACCACTAGAGATATTTCACCTACTTTAAAGGACCATATGAGCATATTAAAGTCATTACTTTATGGTTTGAACGAGACACCTAGACAATAATACAAGAGATATAGCTATGATAGTGACTTTATCATCTCgatatcaatttattttgctTCGAACTTCAACACAAACAACATACATTAAATtatctttcaaatttgaaatatacattaaatttattctcAACCCTTCTTTCCTTCCACCCAAAATTGTCTAGTCGACTGTAACTAGAACAACAACTTTGGCAGAAGGGTTTTTAATATAGATGTTCCCTGATGATATCGCGCATCGACCCATTGATCTTACTTGAATAAATGTGGGCTAACATGCAAAGGATCACATGTTCGCCCTTCCGACTCAATACGTCAGTTGTTTCATTACTTTTTCCAGCTCtacattcaaatttgaagtcaaATAGTGTGGTTGTGAGTCTTTACTATGAAGTGGGATCccaacaaatattgtctcCAAGTTTTGAAACAGTGAATGACCACTGGCATTTCTTCCTCGGAGACTGCCACAATGTAATCAACCATTTCTAACCGTCGATGTATAAGAGAGAAACTGCTGAAGTACATCAAATTTGTATCCCGTGACTATAACGGGCATGTAGATTTTCAAATCTACATCCAACTATTATTAAAAGACAGTCACATCATAGAAGACTCAACCTCGACCTTACGACAAATGGAATACAATCATCCAAAATCTAATATGACATTAAGAAAGCTATGGTTATGAACCAATTTAAAGTATTTCTACACAAAAATTGAAGTTACATATGAGAATTCTCCTCCACCGATCTACCATAACCAAATAACTtaacaaaacaagaaattaattgTTCTTCAACAACCTCTTGACTGGGAAGAACTTCCACAGTCTCCCTTCTCAAAGATGTCACATCTTTATCAGCAATCCCACAAGGCACAATATGCTTAAAATAGCTTAGATCAGGATCCACATTGAAAGCCAGACCATGAGAAGTAATCCCACTTGAAATCCTAACCCCAATGGCTCCAATCTTCCTATCTCCAACCCAAACTCCTGTTTCCCCCTTCTCCCCAGCTCTAGCTCTCACTCCATACAGACCAGCCATCTCCATCATGGTCTGTTCCAGTTTCTCCACATACTTTCTAGCCCCAATTCCAATATCTCTAAGGGAAATTATTGGGTACAAAATGGCCTGATTTGGACCATGAAATGTAATGTCTCCCCCTCTCTCAGTGTAGTGAAGTTCAGCTCCTAGCTTCTCTAGATCCGACTCGGGGATTAACAGATTGTGATCCGTGCGCCTTTTTCCAAGAGTGTATGTGGGTGGATGTTGCAGGGATAAGAGGGTGTCTGGGATTTCACTAGCTTTTCTAGCAGACACAAGTTTTTCTTGCAAATGGAGGGCTTCTCTGTAGCTGACAATCCCCATTTTCCATATCTTCAGAGTTTGTGGCAATCTCATTCCCTATTTTAAAGCTATAGAAACAATTCTAACACTCGAGTATGTTCTTAATATCTACGGGTTGTAATCGAAATGGAATCAGAGATTATAGACACAGGGCGGATTTCAGGGATTCATATTTGATTCTTTGTAAAGTAAAGTCGAAAATTACCTCTCTCCAATGATTTCAATGTTGAGATTGATTCCAGAGAGTGGTTGATCTTCTTAACAacagatgaaaatgaaagaacagaAGAATGAATTGCTTCAAGAATTGAAGGAGATCCACACCTGAGCAAGAATCACAAaggaaaaattaatgaaaagaacaagaactctTGAAATTCATACTTATAATCTATTAAAAACAGGCTTAAGGGGATAAACTCTTGATTGCCTCATTGGTTCAGTTCTAatataatctaaattttactTCCAAGTGTTTCGATGATCAATTCCTAGCGTTTATATCTGAAGGATGATCACAGATTTACTAATTAGAAGTAACAAATCCTTGAAAAAGACTAGAATCTTAAGGAAATTTCAGTTGTAAAGAGGAAATCGGCTAAACATCAAACATGAACAAACTGAAGGCAATTAACTTGGCGAGAAATGCTAAAGAACTTCATATTTTAACTCAAATCAGAGTTTCCTCTTGAATCGTGACATTCGATTTCCTTTTCGTCGCCATTTGCAATCAAAACCTGCATTATAACATATATTTCATCGATTTCTACACAGATTCATACTATTCTGCTTTCCAATTTCCATATCCCTCGCCAATTTACTCATTTgaacaaacacaaacaaacgCAGCATCCCAACCAAAATAATCTCAACAGATACAAATActactctcttctttctccctAGCCAACTTACCTATAACTTTGCATTCAGCCCTCCCGCACCGCCGCTACTGTCCGCCGTGCGTGGTGACGCAGAGCCGCAGTGTTGCTGATCTGGTACGTCACGCCGCCGTCACAGATAAGGAGATCGGGTCTGGGTAGCTAGGTCCACCGGAGAGGGAAAcgataacttttttttttttttttttttttttgaaataaagaaataataaccTCACAAACCAAAGgataataaaacaaagagattatctttttgtaaataaaatataaataaaaaataaaaaagcacaaattttaattttaaaatttaaatctatttaACGATCATGGATAGTGCACTTGAAGCTGGTATTTGACAAGTTGCGGCAGAATAAGTTGTacgtcaagaaagaaaaaaatgtgtcttcgcacaaacatgcatcaacttccttggacatgtcATCAGTTGTGGACAGATCGGGATGGATAGCgataagataaaagctatccaagagTGAAAAGTCCCTACTTTTGTATCCGATGTGCGGTCCAGGATTAGTACACTACTATTGGCGGTCctgaagaaagaccacccttggtcgtggtcaaataaatgtcaaatggTCTTTGAAGATCTGAAGCCAACCATGACTAAGGTCTTgtctataataaaaaaaaaaatactatcttCGTAGCTtaaagcaaaatcatgagagcttacactcaaaatggacaatatcactGTTGTGAAGAGTCATGTTATActaacatagtatcaaagtcatgccctaaacttagacatgtcaatagaatctttaaATGAGAGGACgctttgaatttaaaaataaaaaatgaaaaagaaaaaaaaaaaagtttaaagtttaGGAAGTAAAATGGTAATAAGTATAATAGCTTTAGCATCAAAATAGAATAAAGACAttatttttgcttcttttttaatctattttaatattttctcctACTCTATCAACTTTACCTTAAAAAAGTCTTTAGTCCTTGCCCGCTATTGGTTTggctaaataaataattgtttgatAGGGGTGTTCGTGTGATCCGAGGACTTGAATTCGTTCATGGGTTGactgtgatgtctcacattggttggggaggagaacaaatcaccatttataagggtgtggaaaccttcctctagtagacgcgttttaaagccttgaggggaagcccgaagggAAAAGCctgaagaggacaatatctgctagcggtggatctgggacgttacaaatggtatcagagctagacaccggatgatgtgccagccttcttgctgttccccgaaggggggtaggcacgaggcagtgtgccagtaaggacgctgggccccaaatgggggtggatttgggggcggtcccacactgattggaggaaggaaagagtgccagcaagaacgctgggctggctccaaaggggggtggatttgggggcggtcccacatcgatggagaaaggaaagagtgtcagcagGACGCTgggctgggccccgaaggagggtggattgcgatgtcccacattggttgaggaggagaacaaaccgctgggccctgaaggagggtggattgtgatgtcccacattggttgaagaggagaacaaaccgctgggtcccgaaggagggtgggttgtgatgtcccacattggttgatgaggagaacaaaccaccatttataagagtgtggaaaccgacctgttttaaagccttgagggaaagcccgaaagggaaaggccaaagaggacaTCGGTGGATATGGGCCGTTACAACTAGGGACAACACGGATAGGTCTCAtcaaagccttgagggaaagcccgaaagggaaaggccaaagaggacagCAGTGGATATGGGCCGTTACAACTAGGGACAACACGGATAGGTCTCAAGATGAGAGTCCCTATTGAGTGCAGAAACGAGTCAAAGTCAACACTACAACGGGTCTTGGAAAAGATCATGTGGTAGTATGAatactaaatgaaaataacttttaattttttttaaaaacggataaaaatatttttaataattattttttaagataggTTTGAAATAAagcattaattttttttttctataaataaaataaatgataaaaatagaattatttgGAATAAACTCCAAATTACCAAAGTGACCTTGCAATTTGAAGCCTCGGAACACATTGGACTTTTGCTCCAAATCTTGGCATTCAACAAATATCTCTTCGGTTTACGCCTCTTCTCTCTGTGATTCATATGGGCAGGTCTTCAAGTGACCTTCACCACTGTTTCCCATATCCCAATCCTTCTTAAATCTTCGTTTCATTCTTCACTTTCAATCTTCTTTCAAATCCCCTCTTCAGATCATTCCTTATGCCTCTGTAATTTCCCCTTCTTTTCGCTCTAATCCTCAATCCATGAACACCCACATGGAATTTTCTCTGTTCTTGTGAACTTCTTTTCGTTCTCCAACAGATTCACTGTAATGGGTCCGTTTCAGTGATTCGTATGGCCTTCGTTTCTTAtcaggtttttttttcttcttttttcaatttgtctgtttcttgttcttctttcatttgttgcttttgttcttttctgcTTTTGTTGCCtagaaaattgaattaatctGTCGATTAACTGTTTCTATTGTTCTAATCTTGTCTTCTACCAATCCgattctgtttctttttcgtGGATCTTGTTTGTCTCTGCTGTTCGGAGATTTTCGAGTTTCTTGGTAGCTTTTACTCTCGATTCTGATATTTGTTTGTGGTTTTGAGATTCTTGTTGCTTCGAATTTGGTTATCTGCGATTGAGATTTGTTCGTCTTTCTGGCTCTGTTTAATCCTTACCTAATCAGGGGAAGTCAACTTAGGTTTGAGAAACTTTGCAAGCAAGAACAGCATATTATAGGAACTTCGGCTTTGCTTTAGATTCAATTACATGTGAACTTTAGCTATCAATTGGGAGGAAGTGATATTGTAGGGATTTGAACTTAGAATCTATACTAGTATGAACAAATCTTGATCTCTTATAATACTCTTATTGCTCCCTCCTTGTGTACACTTGGATATTAATTTGATTCTCGAAGCCGAGCTTGAGAATTATTGATATCAATGGAgcaaaaaatgttattataagAATTCAAATCATCTTATATTATGTGTTTACTTTTCATGATTTAGGTCTTTTAAGAGAGAACTTACAATGAAGTTTGATAAATTTGCCCTTTTCTCTTGTTGCTGTCGTGCAATTTTGTTCAAGTTTCTTTGATCTCATCCTTAAAGAATTCAAGGGTCTGTATTCTACTGGTTAGGTTTCCGTGCTGATTAGTTTGAGGAAGTATTGTAATTGTATTAGATGCGTGAGaccccacgttggttggagaggagaactaagcattctttgtaagggtgtggaaacctctccctagcagatgtgttttgaaaacttttaggggaagcccgaaagggaaagcctaaagaggacaatatcttttaaCATAGGGCTTTGgctgttgcaaatggtatcagagctagacatcgggcgatgtgccagcgaggaggctgagctccgaaagggggtggacacgaggcagtgtgtcaataaggacgttgggcctcgaagggggtggattggagggtcccacatcgattggagaggacgctgggctccgaagggggttggattgtgagatcccacattggttggggaggagaatgaaacattctttataagggtggaaacctctccctagcagatgcgttttaaaca carries:
- the LOC111779737 gene encoding G-type lectin S-receptor-like serine/threonine-protein kinase RLK1 — its product is MVPVSVLLLLLLSFVVVVCSQSNGTRISTGSSLVAGSSSVQTWRSPSDDFAFGFRNVDNNNDDLFLLAIWFYKVPESNIVWFAKENDNNPVFAPRGSKIELTASSGLVLRNGNGGEIWKSEPITASVAFGSMKDTGNFVLVDSINGSIWESFSYPTDTLLPTQKLEVDGVLSSRKSQGNFSLGKFQFRLLRDGNAVLNTINLRSGFPYDAYYISNTYDSASSQNSGRQVIFDEQGFLYVLKRNGEQSNITQPSVGNPVEAYYYRTTMNFDGVLSVSSYPKGIDGDANGSWKDLFRIPENICLSNENPIGRLGSGICGFNSICTLKSNGRPSCNCAQGYSLVDPNDELGNCKPYITQSCDEEEQEGAGNFNQNLYEMVDLPNTNWPMYDYERFSTLNEQVCKSSCLEDCFCVLAVFGGSDCWKKRLPLSNGRQDASITAVSFLKLRKNVSLESFPDADRTVKKQRTLIIVMSALFGSSVFIIFMLLGFKCLGLFVLKKEKLAETCTKNVFSDCNLIQFTFMDIYKATNGFKEEIGRGSCGIVYKGTTEAGAIAVKKLDRMFEADRDKEFRTEVNVIGQTHHKNLVRLLGYCDEGSNRMLVYQFMSNGSLSSFLFNGDPKPSWKLRTRIAFEIARGLLYLHEECDTHIIHCDIKPQNILLDEDYNAKISDFGLAKLLKVDQSRTETGIRGTKGYVAPDWFRSSPINAKVDVYSYGVLLLEIICCRRNVEIELGDGEREEGMILTDWAYDCYEKGRVEALIEGDMEAMDEFHRVERFVRVAIWCIQEDPSKRPTMEKVMLMLAGNVDVSVPPCPYPFSSMV
- the LOC111780631 gene encoding octanoyltransferase; protein product: MRLPQTLKIWKMGIVSYREALHLQEKLVSARKASEIPDTLLSLQHPPTYTLGKRRTDHNLLIPESDLEKLGAELHYTERGGDITFHGPNQAILYPIISLRDIGIGARKYVEKLEQTMMEMAGLYGVRARAGEKGETGVWVGDRKIGAIGVRISSGITSHGLAFNVDPDLSYFKHIVPCGIADKDVTSLRRETVEVLPSQEVVEEQLISCFVKLFGYGRSVEENSHM